The Alnus glutinosa chromosome 8, dhAlnGlut1.1, whole genome shotgun sequence DNA segment TATCCCAGAGATAAAAATTGCAAAGTTTCCAATATTGAACAAGGAATTTCGCATCCAGTATTACATGATAAATCTCTTCTTTAGTGTCCTCTATTGCATGCATTTCATGGTAAAGCATGATCATACGACGTCAATGCTTTTCCAGACTTTCAAGTAGTTTAATAGATTGGATGATGCATTGAGTCAAGTCAGATAGAATACCTTCCAAATACAGCACACTTTACCTGACCAAGCATTGCTGCCTCAGCCTCTattcctccaactccccaacctGCAACTCCCAACCCATCAATCATAGTTGTGTGGGAATCAGTACCAACCACGCTATCAGGGTACAGAATGCCATCAGTGTTAAAAACAACCCTTCCAAGGTATTCCAGATTAACCTACAATCAGAAAGACATGGTTCCAAATCCATCAATTTCCATCAACAAAAGTGACCGGTTTAACAGCAAGCAAAGCCTATCTACAGAGGCTCAAAGACAGGCATGGTGGTGCACCAAAAAATTTCGCACTCTAAAGAATAGTTTGCACCACAAATTTCGTCCTCTAAAGAATATGGTGCACATTAGGTGACATTTGCAATCTAGTGCCCTAAGCCAAACTGAGAAAAGCACGTCAAAACTTAGCCAAGTTGCCACGCAATTAAAGGAGATTTTTGTGCAAATAAATTATGCCAGATTCCTTACCTGGTGAACAATTCCAGAACCAGGAGGAACAACAAGCATGTTATGGAAAGCAGATGATCCCCACTTAAGAAAAGCAAATCTCTCCTTATTTCTCTGAAACTCAAGTTCCATATTAGCCTGTACTGCATTTTCGGATCTAGCGACATCAACTTGAACAGAATGATCAACAACAAGATCTACTGGAACCTGgatgcaaatatatattgttaaagcCATATGAAATGAAATCCCTAAATGAGTCACATGACATGGACAAGGTGTAATGTAAAAACCAACATTCAAAATGGACTATAATTATTCAATTCATATCCAGCCAAGGTATTAATTATCatattaaatttcatatatGTGCAACATTGGGGGTCAGGGGACACAAATAACAATATAATCAAACTTTTGAGGCTCTTTTAAATATCAGCAtgctctaaaaaaatataagaattaCCATTGATCAGAACAACAACTATGTTCATCTGAAGGATAACATTTTCATTACTAGCTATTTGTGCCTCCCTGATAATAGGAATAAAGACTAAAAATAACACATAGACGTCTAAAAACACTGCAGATGAAACTCACTGGTATTTAATTATGCAATAAAATTTAACTGCATAGAATGGAAAATTTACAAACCAACGGATTGATCTTGTTAGGATCATCGCTGAGCTTATTCATAGCATCCCGCATGCAAGCAAGGTCGACCACTGAGGGTACTCCAGTAAAGTCCTAGTAAAAGCAACAAGCCTTACAATGTGGACTATTCTTATCAAAATTCAAACCAACACAATCTCTGAAATCAAGCAACAAACCTGCAAGAGCACACGAGCAGGCTTGAAGGGAATTTCAACTTGCTTAGGGGATGTAATCTCCCAATCAATAATCTTTTCAACATCATCCTTGGTAACTTGAAAGTTGTCACAATTACGTATAGCAGATTCCAAAAGTATCCTTATAGAGTATGGCAGCCTGTCTGCAATACACAAAAAGGCAAATATGACTTTGTCAAGAAATtattgaatatgatttttttttttttttgataagtgaaataaaattaaatcatcatCAGAATATAGTGAATACGATTCATTCAGGAAATTATAAGAACACATTTCTTGCCATGAATATACTTGATGCCAGATAAAACAAATGAAGTGGacgttgagaaaaaaaaaaagatttaaaatagAATCTAGAATGCAATTAAAGCATGCTTAGCTAGAGGATTATATTTATGAACAAACAAAGAATACATATAATATATCTCAGTAGAATAAATTTAACATACGTACATACCAATTCTTGGATCATTCAGAGCAGGCAAACTATAGAATTTCCCAAACTCGCCACCTCCAGGCTTGGGAAGACTGGTCAATATTCCCTTGAACGCATGTTCAGAAGCTGAATAAATTAAATGGGGCAAAAAACTAGTCAAAAGTTTGTGTGACGATGATTCACTGAAAGAATCTACTCAGACATTCTATATTCGTTGTAATAACCCAAGATAAATTAAccaaacaaattcaaattccCCACCGAACTCAAATATCCACTGCTTTATATAGAAATACCATTAACAAatctctcccaaaaaaaaaaaaaacatgaattcAACCACAAACTTTTTCACAATTAACAACTCTAATCTTTTTCCACAATTTACCAGTAACCAACCAGACGTGTTTTTACAGCCCAAAAATACTAAACcaacaaataccaaaaaataagcaCGGACACGTTGCTTTATTTTACCAACAATTATATCAAAAGAAACCACCCCAAACAAGTCAAACAGCCATCTTCGATATCCCATCTATTGAGTCCccacaaaaacagaaaagtagtaaataaaacaaataacccTCAAGACTAGCTATCATATTCTTCTGTCctacattttctcagcaaccaagcaTACCACACATGCACAAATCCATGGAAGAGTAGAACTTTACGTACAAAAATGACCATTTCCATTTCCTCTGTaaccaaatataataaaaaactacaaCCTTTAACATTTCCACCATTTCCTCAGGACTCATACATACacctctgtgtgtgtgtgtgtgtgtgtgtgtcacaATTCAGAGCAAAAGAACAATACCAAGAGTCGATAGCTTTCGCTCGAGCCGCTGGAGAACCGGAGCAGCGGCCCGGGCCTGGGCGCGGAGTCTGAGCGGTGACCGCCAGTTGACGCCGTGGCCCCACCGTGGAACCGAGCAGCTCAGCGACCGAAGCGCCGAAGATAATCTCAGAGTCCGCTGCTTCTGCTTCGCAAACGAAACCGAGGCTAGCGAAAACGACGACGTTGACGAGGCCGTGATCCTAGAAGCCGACGGCGGAAACGACGCCGCAGAGAGCCTCGAGAGCGTCGAAGAGAATTGGACCGGAGATGCTGACGTGGCCATATGCATGGATTGTGGAAAACTTTATTGTCTCGACGGAGAGTCCCGAAGATTCTACAACAATGGAGTTGTTCTGTAATAGCAGGGGCTTATGGCTTAGTGGCAGTTCGGTAAATTATGAGTGGTTCAGGCGGGGTTTATCTTGTCCGTTGGATGGGAGTGGAGAGGGAATCGAACGGTAGGGGATCAGGATGGGCCCGTGTGAAATCTGTTTGACTTTGACGTTTGATTGTACTTTTAATAATGTTTCTGATTGACACCTGGCCCTTCGAGTTTTCTGGAAAGCGAAGGAATATTTccttttttaacattttcttttttttgggcatCCTCTCGTTGTTGACGTATTTCATTGgcctttaattaaaaattaattttaaaaaaattaataatagatGAAACATGCCAACTAGACAGATATGTACGCGAGAGAGGCTAGaatacccataaaaaaaaataataaaaataaaaataaaaatctctttaaaaaaaaaatgaaaattgtttgGCCAATATGACTTCTAATACACTTGTCACGTcaattactaaataattaaatttaattgttattGATATAGTAATCTCACATGAACTGCGACGCCAATTTATAACGAAGTTGTTATAAAAACATTAGTACTCCAATCATTTccttaaaaaagttaaaagaattgTTATTAACCATTTTTAAGGATTATAatcttttacaattatttattcgaatttaagagaattcaagTAAGTGATTttgagagactacttatgaaatccacctgaccaaataaaaattggactgtTTAACGACTTATTCGATTCGATCAAATAGGTTTCATAAGTGATCTCTCAAATTTACAATCACCTATTAAATTCTCTTAAAACATCCTCAACTATTTTTAGCCCCGTTGTTTAATATCCATTGTTGTGCATGTGAAGATGCTTCCACGTCAGATTTTAGACAATTCTTACCATATAGTTTTCAAGTCTTAAAGTTGTCAGAATGGTTACAAGCTTCCACGCATCGGCGAAGTCGGTGAATACTACAAGTATATTAGATTTCAATAACCTCTTTGACttcttgtatttatttatttttcaattccaTAAAGCTATAAATTGAAGGTGCTATTATTCTTTAATGACACCCACATACTCAGCCACCGCAATAGGTCAAGAGTACCTGCAAAGCCACCCATCTCCTCCGCTAAAGGTGACTACAAGACCACTCTAATTTATAAGAATAATTCTCTAATACCAATGCAGAAAGACTTGTATATGTCAATGAACATTAGTTTAAATAACATCTCTCTTGCAGTAATAGATAGAAGGTGTAGTCACGGTACAAGAATAATGTGTGTAAACTTATCAATAAAATTAATCTCAGTAAACTATAATTTCAGTGGGAAAAAAAGTACTCATTTGTATATTGGTGGGAAAATTGGACCAGAATTCAtatgcaaaagaaaagaaaaaaagagcccCCAAAAGTCCAGAGAACACTGATAAGAGGTTAAGAATGGTATTGTGCAGTGTTCTACAACATTAGCTCCATCCAAGGGCGGAACCAGGATGTGTGCTATGGGGGCAAACCTATAAGGCTATAAGCACATAGCATTCAAAACACGCTGGAAGGCAAATCTAAAAGAAGCTATTTTCACGTCGGGggcaaaaccaaaagaaaactaAACTAAATGCATACTTTAAggggttttcaaaaaaattgggagGCTGAAGGCCCTCTCACATTTATACGTGGCTCAGCCCTCGGCTCCATCCATGAATCAATGCCGAGTTTTATCAGTGGAGTGAGTTGAATAAGGTCATCGAAGTTGGGAAAAGGAAACCAGGGGTATGGCTTAGACCATGCAGATTAGTGTTGGTGAGCCCCTTAAAGTGAGATCATAATTCATGTTGGGGGTTGCCATGTCCCTGGCCTAAACGTCTGGCCAGATCCTGTTGGCTCTGAATACCTGAGAATAAGTTTAAAAATGTAGAAACATTAAGATTCGTTAGGAACTTGTTGCGCACAAAGTAAGAGGCTAATACTACTACAGAATcgcttttgctttcttttcctcGATCTGGCTAAGGAAGTTATTGAAGATCAATAAGTCGCATTCAGTTCTAAGTTGTGTTAGTTGGCTTTTGATTGACAGAACAAGGGCACTGACAACATTTCCATCTCATTGTTATCTCATGTCTCTAAGGTCTTGGCTGTACCATGCATGCCTACATGCAGAGCTAAGAGAAATGAACTTACTCTTTGTCTggttttgctttctctgccgcTTTCTCTTTGGAATTCCTGAAATTGAAATGTATGATATGAGATATAGGTTACAGAAGTTGAGGTCGAATCACTATATACTggacaagataaaaaaaaaataagattccATTCTAACAAATTATATGAGAATTTGCTTTGAAACATTGTCTGTAAAATTAAGTATAATATAACAagatgaaatttttggccagacCACGTGGGAAAAATAATGTTCCAACCAATTTAGGGTGTAAACCATTTAAGTAGAAACCATACATCAGAAAGAAAATGAGTCAAAGAAATTGGGAAATTGCTTAAACAATGAATCAACTCACCACATTATATTAAATGCTATAAGGCTCAACAAATAGCAgcttttttatcattttatcttGGTACAGTATAAATAGAAATATGGGCACACCCACCTCATGCCATCCATTGCAGCAGGTGCTTCCTCAACTTTGTCACCTTTAAACATAACCACCATAATGGAAACATTATGAGCACCAAAAGCATAAATTACATTctactttaaaagaaaaaaattagataaacaGTACAAGTAAGAAACCATTTTCTGTTAGGAAAAAAGGAAGAGGGTAGGGGAAAGCCAGAGAGATAACTATAAATCCATGACTAGGAGATAGGccttaaaataaaatggaatCCCAAGCTCTATTAGAAGCTTAACTTAGATATATGATTTGGAAGCtagtgataattttttttaaaaaaaatcatacaaaaaaTTCCCACCACTGGATCGTTAACCACTGTGACCTAACAAAGCCCAGTCCATTTCAACATTTTTAAGGATGTTCGACTCTTTGAATCAATTTAGTTCATTAGTTTGTACGGTTTTAGGGTTTGGTCGATGCTTCATGTTTTGCTACTCTAAAAAGACTGTGACTAGGAATTCAGCTAATGCAGTTCTGTATGACACTGTTATCTGATCTGAACCACACGGGTACGACATGACAACTTGTAAAATTTGACATGCTGTCCAGCAATTAGTACAAAACATCACAGTACACATTTATTGGCAACTCTATCAACAACACAACAATTGCCCAGAATCTGTAGGCTGAAGGTGTTATCTAGCATTTCCTATTTCTTACTAGTAAAAACAAATTGTCTTCATACATGCTTCAGGCAACAATTGTGACATTATTCTGAATGGTGAACTAGAAAACACGTTCAtgcatctttttttcttctttttttttttttttttttgggggggggggggggggggggggggggggggcgaatAAGTAAGGCATTGCTTGTATCTTCACTTGAGAGTCCATAATGGTGACAATATTTCATATTTCAGAATATGTCTATAATTTTGACCAGATCACTTAACTTACAGAACATAGAAAAAAAGAGTAATCAAAAAATCTTGTGAGTTGACATTACGTTGAAGCTTTTATCACTTTGACCCAATGACATTTAGTAAATCCTCGATGGCATTAATTGAATGTTCACTTTATGCAATATTTTTGTGAAGGATTACAATACCTTCTGATGCGGCTGGAAATTGCCGAATGAAACTATTCAAGTCTGGACCTCCAACTTTACCTAGACAGTAAagtataattttcagttattgatAATTATTGTAATACAACTACCAAGAACTTTCTTCTGGTAAACAGCTGACCGGTGCTGCTGGTTTTGCGTGCATTCCCTTCTTTGGCtctcctttcttcctcttctttcttgagaactttgttaaataaaaagaaagtttgTTAAGGTCTCCGTACTACGCTGAAAAGTGATATAAAGCAGTCCAACTTAAAAGATCTTGATACCAATTCTACACTAAACCCTTTGACAATATTATAGTCATAAAAAGGATGTCAACTTACAGACAAAATCAGAAAcacacaataaaaaataaaaagaaaaactggtTTGGTCTCCATTATATATGCCTTCTATGTATATAGCACTGTGACACAGTCATTCACAAAGCAGACACCAGTTTTAAAATTTCTCCCACATTTGAATCCTAAAGCATCACAATCATAAACCCAAAACAAATTCATAGGAGTGTCCTcggaaaacacaaaaaacaaaaacaaaaaggaaaaaaaaagaaaaaaaaaaaatcctgtgAGGTTTAAATATCTATTAAGCTATCATTTTTTCTACCATACAAAAAGAGGACCAATATTCATTAATATTGAAATGTATAGTTACGCGATTGAAAATTAATTGTTATCTATAGAACTTAGAAGCAATATATCCCAACAGGTTCTtcataaaagaataagaaaagtatcagttttaaaatacatatcATTAATCAACAAGTTATGAGGAAAACACCACTAACAGGCATTTCTAAGGCTTTTTTCATGATGTGCAATTTACAGATTTTCATGTCCTGTTCTAAATTTTCAATGATACTTTCAGGAAAGTCGCCAGTCCAAGACTTATTATGGCAGAAAAGCTTATTCTATTAACCATCCGATATATGGCTACTAAACTAAAGTATCAAGGATTATTCAATTAACCACCAGATATATGGTCACAAATATCAAGGAAATTATTTGCAGGAAAGTAGCAGAAGCAACAAAACAGAAGAGTCAAGTGACAGTAGAAGTAACCCATACGAGCAACATTCTGCCGAATTTGTTCACGCCTAGCTTCCAGCTCCATCATTTCCTGAAGAGGGAATCAacagaactctcaactaagatGTAGCATTTCTAAACAAATGACTCTTTAAGCAAGAGTTAGTTCTATAGAAACAAGTATCTAACACAGCAAGGACATCCATGTTACAGATTACTCATCACTAGAAACTTTTTGGATGGACCAAAAATTGGGTACTATATTCTATGGTAATGACTAAGCACTCTTCTTTCCTTCAAGGCAGAATTAGAGGAGCAGAACACTATAAAGAAATATCAGCCAGTTTTCCACTTGCCATTAAGAAAAATTTGATCATATTAAATTGGACAAGATTCACCGGTcaactaattaatcaaaattcagAAAAACACTTAATATTGTTAAACAAAACTGTAGAAAACTGATGCAATCAATTCCTTCGAAGAAAGAAAATCCTACAGCCTGGTCAATGCTAAGAAACTTCTACACTATCGAATTCAAGGTTCCATGAGCCCATTGTTTCGACTTTTGTGGCCACATAGGGGCgcaaaacaataattttagtGAGGGGCGAGCAAGCTTAATAGCTTATGCCAGGATCATTGATTTCATCAAAATATTGATCTCTGAAGAGGtactaaaaataaagaaatgaatgCAGTCAGTGATAATTTCAGTCAACTAGCTTGCAAacgaatttttaaaaaagaaaatgtttcatAAGCTGGAAATTCAAgcggagagagggggggggggggggggggggggggggcacaAACTCACTCTCCATGAGTTCTCTCCAGAGAGAGCAATTCAAGAAATTATGTCCTGAGATCTTAAAAGACATGTCATTGCTTTCGTCCCAACAGGTGAAGGGGTTCAATAGgaaaatttaagagaaatagTTTCTAGTTTACCTCAGGGGTTGGAGATCTTTTGCGCTGCCCATTCAGCCAACATATccattcaactaccaaaaaacAAATCAGCAACCATTGAGTATAGAAACAAAGTGAGCTTTTTTGGCACCTATTTCACAATAAAAGTCTACTAGATGTCCATCTTCTACTCAAATAGAAATTGTGGGCAGATGTTCTACCCAAACCGATCAAACAAAGACAATATCTCAATAAATGGTTAGTGATAACGTTTTAAGCAAGCAGTAACCAAGAATTTGGAACTTAAAGGAAGTAGTATTTGCTTAAACCAATTACCTGGAATGGAAGTTGGATCCTGTTCTCCTCTGAATACCACCCACCTTTTCTCTTTCACTAGCACATCAATGAATATACAGCATTAGAT contains these protein-coding regions:
- the LOC133875314 gene encoding uncharacterized protein LOC133875314, producing the protein MSKLFARIAGYFSSRTLAGVDKTGNRYFTRKEEIDGVMKEKRWVVFRGEQDPTSIPVEWICWLNGQRKRSPTPEEMMELEARREQIRQNVALLKKEEEERRAKEGNARKTSSTGKVGGPDLNSFIRQFPAASEGDKVEEAPAAMDGMRNSKEKAAEKAKPDKEYSEPTGSGQTFRPGTWQPPT